The nucleotide window ATCATTGAGGCAGCCCTCCGACAGGTGCACTATCGTTTCGGATGCCTAGCTGGCGGTAGATGTCTAGGTCGATTGTCTCTGGCAGGAAGTGAACCGAGGCATCCGCCATAAGCATGTTACATCCGCCGGGGTGAAAACTGCCGAATAGGCGAGAGTAGCCGGTGCGTGAGTCACTGCCACTTTGGGGTTGCATGCCGCCGGTTGTCTCTCGCGAGTTGATCGGCTCGTAAGCGCCGGCCATCGTAACAGGGTGTGGCATCGTAGAGCCTGAGCCGAGACGAATCGAGGAAGACCAACTCAGGTAGAAGGTCGAGGTCGTGCCTGCTTCGGTCAAGTGGTACTTGCTTTCACCTACCAGGAAGGTCTTTGTGGTACCGTCGGTCACGTCACGCATCCGGGTATCGGAATTGGCGTAGATGATCCCATTGGTAAAGAAGACGTTCGAGTTACCGCCGCTGCAGTTCACTTCGCTGGCCGAGCCGCCCCCTTGAACGCCAAAGTAGTTCAGGTTGTTCACATCGGAACCTGCGGCAGGATCGGAAGGACATTGGTAGTTAGGGTTGGGCAGGTACCAAAGGTTGTAATTGGGGTTACCACTGTCAACCTGGCTGGTGAAAGAGGCCGAGAACCTTCGTGTAATGTCGAACTGATCTGAGAGAGCCCTGTCTTCCATGAACGGAAGGATCATGACGGTCCAAGGAGTTCGCTGGGTGGAATCCCCAGTGTTACACCATGTGTCACCGTAGCCTTTGGTCACCTTCTCGTCGACGATACCGCCGGCGGGGAAACGCAGGAAGGTGTCGTGGTAGTTGTGGATTGCCAAGCCAATTTGCTTCATCTTGTTGGTGCACGACATGCGGCGAGCAGCCTCGCGGGCTTGCTGTACAGCGGGCAGCAATAGGGCAATCAGGACGCCGATAATCGCAATTACGACTAGTAGCTCAACCAGGGTAAAACCCTTTGTTCTTCGATTCATTTTCATAAACAATGTTTGATGCCTCAACTACGCCCAATTTCCAAAACCGATACCCCCGTAATAGGTACCCTTGATGGGGGTTTTTATGCTGTCAATGGCGTGTAAATTGACAGTAAGTAAGAATTGCTGGGAACGATGAAGGCGCGATTAAGATAAAGTGTGCGTTGTAACAATTAGCGCAATATATAAAAGAACCACTTAGATATATTTCGTTCTTGCGCTTTTCAAGAAGTAAGAATAAAGAAGGCCGCACTGCTTGGCAGTGCGGCCTTCAATTATCGCTCTTGGGCTGGCTGTTGTTCGATGTGAGAGATTGCTAGTTAGTACCGGCCGCGACTATCGACGGCATTCGGTTGAGCCGTTGGTACTGGGGCACCGGCACCGGTCTTGGCGGCTCCCTTGAATTCTACAAACATCAGGCCGTCTGCCCGAGGAGGCCCTGTTGGGATAAAGCTGGAAAGACTTGGGATTTGGGCAGCTGAAGAGATGCCGGATTGAGGCCGGGCCACGACACCGCAGCTAATGAGCAAGACTTGGTCGGAGGGCCAGCGGAATCGTTCGTGTAACCGCCAGCTAACCATTTGCGGAATCTGGATATCGACGGCCTGTCGCTGGGTCCCTGCCGTGGGAACATCGACGTCGACGGTGACGAACTTCTCGATCTGGTCGACACTGCACTTCAAGACGGAATCGATCATGCGATCGTCCGGCGTCAGAAGTGGGCTGACTTCCATGGAGAAGCCTTCCTCGATCTGGTCGGTCTGTAGTTCGTAGCCGGGGGAAGTTTGCGTTGCGCGAACACCACGGACGAACGAACGGGGCTGAAGCATCGAGATCGTGCTCGACTGGCCATTGTGAATCAGGAGATCGGCCGCATGGTGTTCTTGGAAATCGCTTCGTTGGCGTAGTTCACTCAACAGGACAGCTGCGTTTTCCTTGCTCATCAGCCAGGCTTCGATACCTGGTGTTTTAACAGAGACAGGCTGCATCATGCGATAAGCCAAGCGGCGCCAGTTGGGGCTTTTGACAGTGACTAGGCGAACGCCCAGCTTTTTGACTTCGGCCTGACTATCGACGAACTTGGTGACGACATCCGTAACCACTTCCTGCATTTCAGGCGTGTGATAGACACGAAGTGTGCTTTTATTCGCGGAGAGCATGCCCAGGGGATCGCCGAACCAAACATCGGTTCCCGTTTCGCGAAGGATCCAGTCGATGATTGCTTGTTCGGGCTTCGCTGTGGTGGTAACGCGACTGGTGTACGGTGTGAGGTCATAATCTCGCCACACCTGGCCGGCCCCGTTGGGTAGCTCTTTCAGGCCTGAGGTTACCTTCAACAGGCTGCCTGACTTCGAGACGTTTTCGGCTGGTGGGCTGGTCGGTGGATCGCTGGCATAAGCTGCCGGTCGAACCGTACTGCTGGGAACAGCGGCCCCCGGGTTCCGCCACTGCAGCGAGGTATCGGAGCCAGTCGTTGTCGAACCGCTTACGGGCATGGGGCGGGGTTCCGACTGAGCCGTTGCCACGTGGGTGGTCAATGCAACCAATAAAATGCTAAGTAATGAGCCACGCAACATGATTCGATCCTCCATGATCCGACGCCAATTTGGTCTCGCCAATTCCACTGGTGGCCGAGACGCCTGGTCGAAAGTTGCCGGAGTATAGAAACCGCGTAGCCCTGCGGCAAGGCGAATCGATCAATCCAAGTAAAAGCTAGAAGAAACGTCTCGCTAAAGGAGATCGTTGAGCCAGTCATCGTTGCTTTTCGAGGACGGCTTGCTAGCTGGCTGAGAGGAGCTGTCCGGTGAGTCTGGCGAATCGGACTTGGGCGGCTGGTCGGTCTCGTTAGCGAACAGGTCAATATCGTCGTCATCGTACTCGTCGTCGGGAAACGCGATACGCTCGGAGGATGCGGAAGCCGCTCGGGGCGGCGTAACGACAGGCGTGGCGATCGTCTCGCTGACTCCCCTGCCCCGCCCTGGATTGCGGGCAACCTTGGCACGCTGGTCCATGCGTTCTCGCTGCAGTCGTTCTTCCCGTTTAGGGTCGGCCAAAGCACCAAACCGCCGCATCAGAATGATCCAACCAAACGCGAGGCCAGCTGCCAGGATAAGGCCCACAATGGTTCCACCTAGAGCGCCTAAGAATATTCTTCCTGCCACGACGAAAATGAAACCCACAAAGACCGCACACAGTCCCGATGCGATTAAGAAGTCTCTAGGGGTGACTAGGTCGTGAAGTTGCTCTTCGAGCCACTTTTCCATTTTGGTTTTAGGCTCGTCATCTTTCGCGAGGGCTTCTTCGGTCAGGTCCTCGAAGTAGGCTTCCAGCTTGACGTGCCAGCCGCATCCCTTGCACAGATATTGCTGAGCGGGAATTACCTTGCCGCACTTGGGGCAGTCGGTCGGCTGCGGTTTATCTTCGTCGTAGGCCCTGGTTTCATAGTTGGGCTCAATCACCGGAGCGAGATCGTCGTCGTCGCTCTTGGGGCGAACGACTTGGGTTGTGCTCAAGCATTTCGGGCAGCGGAGCGTCTGGCCGATCAGACGCTCTTCGGCATTGATACCGACACCGCAGCAAGGACAGGTAATGCGAATCATACTCGCGAATTTCTCGGTAATGGAAAGAAACAAACCCTGCGATTGGCCAGAAGCAAGGTTTCCTATTACCGATCATTCCCCAAGCAGAGGAAAAACGCAAGGATTTCCATCGGCTGAGTTTGTGGTACAGGCAGTGAAGACTACTCGGCGTATTCTTTCACAATGACGCAGGCATTGTGGCCGCCGAAGCCAAAGCTATTGCTCATCGCGTAGCTAACCTTGCGGTTTTTAGCTTCGTTAGGCGTGTAGTCGAGATCGCAGGCCGGGTCTGGCTTTTCCAGGTTGATGGTCGGCGGGATAATACCTTCCTGGATGACCTTCAAGCAAGTAATCGCCTCGATGCCGCCACTGGCACCTAGCGAATGCCCCAGCGAACTCTTGGTGCTGGAGACGGCCAGTTTGTAGGCATGGTCGCCGTAGACGGTCTTGATGGCAGTCGTCTCGGCTTTGTCGCCTGGAGGCGTGCTGGTGCCGTGAGCATTTATGTAATCAATTTTCTCAGGCGACAGTTGGGCGTCGTTCAGTGCGTTTTGCATTGCTCGGGCCGCCCCGCGACCTTCTGGGTCAGGCGAGGTGATATGGCCTCCGTCGCCGCTGCACCCAAAGCCAACGATTTCGCCCAGGATGTTCGCGCCGCGGGCCTTGGCGTGCTCGAGTTCTTCCAAGACGAGAACGCCGGCACCTTCGGCCATGACGAAACCGTCACGATCGAGATCGAACGGGCGGCTCGCCTTTTGGGGATCGTCGTTGCGGAAGGAAAGGGCCTTCATGTTGGAGAAGGCGCTGATCCCCATAGGCGTGATACCAGCTTCGGTACCACCAGAAATCATGACGTCCGCTTCATCGTATTGAATCGCTTTGAGGGCATCGCCCAGGGCATTGGTGGCACTGGCACATGCTGTTGCGACGGTGTAGTTGGGGCCTCGCATTCCATAGCGGATCGAGATGTTCCCGCCGGCAGCGTTAAGCATCAGGCGCGGAATGGTCATCGGCGAGACGCGATCGGCGCCCTTGGTCAGGAGCTTCTCGGTTTGCTCTTCAATGGTGGCAATGCCGCCCACGCCAGAACCGAGGATCACGCCGCAGCGGTAAGAATCCTCTTGTGAGAAATCGAGGCCTGATTGATTGACGGCGTCGATTCCCGCGACCATTCCAAACTGAGAGAAACGGTCTAGACGTTTTTGTTCCTTCGAGTCGATGTACTCGTCCGGTGCCCAGTCATGCACGTCGGCGGCAAACTTTACCTTGAATCGGGAATGATCCAGGATCTTAATTTCGTGGACGCCGCTCTCCCCTGCAATCAACTTGGACCAAAACTGATCTAGTTGGCAGCTAAGGGAGGAGACAATCCCCATTCCGGTAACGACAACGCGACGCTTCATGATTTTATGAACGCTAGGAGTACAAGCAGGAAGGAAGAATTCGGCCGACTAGGAGTTCTTGGCTTCTTCCAGATAATCGATCGCTTGACCGACGGTCTCGATCTTATCGGCGGAATCTTCTGGAATGTCGATATCAAATTCTTCTTCCAGTTCCATGACCAACTCGACCATGTCCAGCGAGTCGGCTCCCAGATCGTTCACGAATGAACTGTCGCGGGAAACTTTTTCTTTATCAACACCTAGTTGGCTAGCAACAATCTCTATTACACGCTCTTCTACCGACACGACGTGTCCTCCGTTTTGGGCAAGAGACCGAAAGCTCGGTCTTCTATGGTGACTTAAGTTGGTTTTTTATGAAGTTTCAAGCTCAACAAGATAGATGACCCAAGTAAAACGGGTCAAGGTGGAGACCACCTTATCCATCTTAATTTTCAGGAAACACGCTCTTAGAAAAAATCGAGGGTCTAAGTCAATGTCACTAAGGCGTTTCCAATTCATGCTAGCCAGTCATGCCGCCGTCGACCGTCAGAACCTGACCGGTAACGTAGGCTGCGTGATCGCTGGCCAGGAAAAGAACCGCATCGGCGATCTCTTCTGGCTTGCCCATCCGCTTGGCTGGTATGCGTTTTTTGACTTCGTCTTCGACCGCAGGGCCTAACGCTTTGGTCATGTCCGATTCGATAAAGCCTGGGCAGATGGCGTTGATGGTGACCTTGCGACCAGCCAATTCGCGGCTCAAGCTGCGAGTAAAGCCAATCATACCCGCTTTTGATGCCGAGTAGTTCGTCTGGCCAGGGTTACCCATGATGCCGGAGACGCTACTGATGTTGATAATGCGACCGAAACGTGCTCGCATCATGAACTTCGACGCAGCTCGGCTAAATAGGAACATGCCTCGCAGGTTTGTGTTGATGACGGTATCCCATTCTTCGTCGGTCATGCGAGGAAGCAAGTTGTCGCGGGTAACGCCGGCGTTATTTACCAGAATATCAATCTTTTCCCAGTCTTCGGCGACCTTGTCGATCATCTGCTCGACGCTCTCTCGCGACGTCACGTCGCACGGGAACGCTTCGGCCTCGCCGCCGGCTTCCTTGATCGCTGTGACCGTCTCGGCCAGCTTGTCGGCACTGCGGGCAACACAGGCGACCTTAGCGCCGCGTTTGCCCAGGCCAATGGCGATTTGCTGACCAATCCCTTGCGAGGCGCCAGTCACGATGGCGATCTTGCCAGTTAGGTCAACGGGAAGTGCGTTTCGATCAGCGTCGCTCATGGGGGAATTGCCTAATCTGTTTGATTCAAAAGAGTTAGTGGTCGCTAAGAGGCTCAGGCTTCTACGCTGGTGAATGCAATTTTGCGATTGATCCGCTTCATCAGGCCGCGAAGCACTTTGCCAGCACCGATTTCGTAAAACTCGTCGAAGCCTTGATCGAGTAGGTGTCGCATCGACTGTTCCCAGCGAA belongs to Bremerella alba and includes:
- the fabG gene encoding 3-oxoacyl-[acyl-carrier-protein] reductase, with the translated sequence MSDADRNALPVDLTGKIAIVTGASQGIGQQIAIGLGKRGAKVACVARSADKLAETVTAIKEAGGEAEAFPCDVTSRESVEQMIDKVAEDWEKIDILVNNAGVTRDNLLPRMTDEEWDTVINTNLRGMFLFSRAASKFMMRARFGRIINISSVSGIMGNPGQTNYSASKAGMIGFTRSLSRELAGRKVTINAICPGFIESDMTKALGPAVEDEVKKRIPAKRMGKPEEIADAVLFLASDHAAYVTGQVLTVDGGMTG
- the acpP gene encoding acyl carrier protein, producing the protein MSVEERVIEIVASQLGVDKEKVSRDSSFVNDLGADSLDMVELVMELEEEFDIDIPEDSADKIETVGQAIDYLEEAKNS
- a CDS encoding DUF1559 domain-containing protein gives rise to the protein MNRRTKGFTLVELLVVIAIIGVLIALLLPAVQQAREAARRMSCTNKMKQIGLAIHNYHDTFLRFPAGGIVDEKVTKGYGDTWCNTGDSTQRTPWTVMILPFMEDRALSDQFDITRRFSASFTSQVDSGNPNYNLWYLPNPNYQCPSDPAAGSDVNNLNYFGVQGGGSASEVNCSGGNSNVFFTNGIIYANSDTRMRDVTDGTTKTFLVGESKYHLTEAGTTSTFYLSWSSSIRLGSGSTMPHPVTMAGAYEPINSRETTGGMQPQSGSDSRTGYSRLFGSFHPGGCNMLMADASVHFLPETIDLDIYRQLGIRNDSAPVGGLPQ
- the fabF gene encoding beta-ketoacyl-ACP synthase II; amino-acid sequence: MKRRVVVTGMGIVSSLSCQLDQFWSKLIAGESGVHEIKILDHSRFKVKFAADVHDWAPDEYIDSKEQKRLDRFSQFGMVAGIDAVNQSGLDFSQEDSYRCGVILGSGVGGIATIEEQTEKLLTKGADRVSPMTIPRLMLNAAGGNISIRYGMRGPNYTVATACASATNALGDALKAIQYDEADVMISGGTEAGITPMGISAFSNMKALSFRNDDPQKASRPFDLDRDGFVMAEGAGVLVLEELEHAKARGANILGEIVGFGCSGDGGHITSPDPEGRGAARAMQNALNDAQLSPEKIDYINAHGTSTPPGDKAETTAIKTVYGDHAYKLAVSSTKSSLGHSLGASGGIEAITCLKVIQEGIIPPTINLEKPDPACDLDYTPNEAKNRKVSYAMSNSFGFGGHNACVIVKEYAE